A window of the Penaeus monodon isolate SGIC_2016 chromosome 38, NSTDA_Pmon_1, whole genome shotgun sequence genome harbors these coding sequences:
- the LOC119596918 gene encoding succinate dehydrogenase [ubiquinone] cytochrome b small subunit, mitochondrial-like has protein sequence MAALLTLRALSKNCSVSSRFGALRLNGLYRAPAALSVAATQRTCQAVVPYQAKHFSVSPVTKGAPEIEQAGHDHVLHWTAERILSVILMGAIPVAAVWPTPSAEYFLALTMTVHSHWGIEAIVVDYVRPSMFGKVIPKLAVGTVYALSFFTLGGLCYFIYTDVGIINAVKLLWKL, from the exons ATGGCGGCTCTGCTCACACTCCGAGCACTTTCCAAAAACT GCTCTGTTAGCAGTCGGTTTGGTGCATTGCGATTAAATGGCTTGTACCGTGCACCTGCAGCCCTCTCAGTTGCTGCAACACAGAGAACTTGTCAAGCTGTTGTTCCATACCAG GCCAAGCACTTCAGTGTTTCCCCCGTGACCAAGGGAGCCCCAGAGATTGAGCAGGCGGGCCATGATCACGTGTTACACTGGACGGCAGAGCGCATCCTCTCTGTCATTCTGATGGGGGCCATCCCCGTTGCAGCTGTGTGGCCCACTCCCTCGGCAGAGTACTTCCTCGCACTCACTATGACTGTTCACTCACACTG GGGAATTGAGGCCATTGTTGTGGACTATGTGCGCCCAAGCATGTTCGGCAAAGTGATCCCGAAATTGGCTGTGGGCACAGTCTACGCTCTGTCTTTCTTTACCTTGGGAGGTCTTTGCTACTTCATCTACACTGACGTTGGAATCATCAATGCTGTAAAGCTGCTGTGGAAGCTGTGA
- the LOC119596919 gene encoding piggyBac transposable element-derived protein 4-like: protein MPQDLQAGRGQIDFWSTKTRIICLQWVDKRPVTMLSPAHTNKVITLPPKRRGVERSKPEVVTDFNNSMKDVALSDQLAQSYLSTWKTIKWYKKVFFYLLDMITTNTLAIHRALGGKMTQYEFRKELVRGLLQQGSRRGSFRRNPPQARHEEEIPQQECMPVDTPHCRWRRCVLCWRNHQCRRETRVMCSCCGTSLCPTPCFQAFHA from the exons ATGCCCCAGGACCTGCAGGCGGGTCGGGGACAAATTGACTTCTGGAGCACCAAGACCAGAATTATTTGCCTTCAGTGGGTGGATAAGCGTCCTGTTACAATGCTGTCTCCCGCCCACACGAACAAAGTCATTACCCTGCCTCCCAAACGCCGAGGGGTGGAGAGGTCAAAGCCCGAAGTTGTCACTGACTTCAACAACAGTATGAAGGATGTCGCCCTCTCAGATCAGCTGGCGCAGTCATATCTATCAACCTGGAAAACTATAAAATGGTACAAGAAGGTATTCTTCTACCTACTGGATATGATAACCACCAACACGCTGGCTATCCACCGGGCCCTCGGCGGTAAAATGACACAATACGAGTTCCGCAAGGAACTTGTTCGAGGATTGCTGCAGCAAG GCAGTCGCCGTGGCTCCTTCCGGCGGAATCCTCCTCAGGCTCGCCACGAGGAGGAAATTCCCCAGCAGGAATGCATGCCAGTTGACACACCACATTGTCGGTGGCGTCGGTGTGTGCTCTGCTGGAGGAATCACCAGTGCAGGAGGGAGACCAGGGTGATGTGCAGTTGCTGCGGCACCTCACTCTGCCCAACACCGTGTTTTCAGGCATTCCATGCCTGA